From the Sinorhizobium garamanticum genome, one window contains:
- a CDS encoding type I secretion system permease/ATPase produces the protein MRNTVPNQMISKSQINANPAQNGTINPRLLVLRARRVFVVTLLYAALLSACINLLQLTMPLYMMQVHDRVLNSQSMDSLVMLTILALGALVVLGVLDFIRALTFQAMGSAVVRWLNLPVLTAAVQASADQGLARATQSLRDLTELRGFLTSSAVSAPLDAAWSPIFLGVLFLLHPLFGLIGAISVTVLVCCGLLNDLLTRQLMKEASQANIEAVSKIGATLRHAEAIEAMGMLPALAKKWRVAQLHALSVLEASGIRSRAMASITRSLRFAIQMISLAAGALLVMKQEISPGAMMATTILVGRLLLPFDSVIENWRQWVLAIAGWRRIEAALNEDLAVRQTMPTPRSEGDLVVDKLVYAAPGIDVPIIKGISFSLSPGEVLGIVGPSAAGKSTLARLLVGILKPTAGGAFLDGNNVYLWERSSFGKVAGYLPQSVSLLEGTIRENIARMEESDPYKVLEASRLADVHDMIGRLPLGYDTPVGEGQLTLSGGQRQRIALARCLYGRPRLIVLDEPNANLDAIGERALIRAVEDARRDGAIVILIAHRPAIMQVADKLLVLEGGRISQFGPRTDVVASMMPGETRREGTA, from the coding sequence ATGCGTAATACTGTTCCGAATCAAATGATTAGCAAGAGCCAAATCAACGCAAATCCGGCGCAAAACGGAACAATCAACCCAAGGCTGCTGGTCTTGCGGGCCCGTCGCGTTTTCGTTGTGACACTTCTTTATGCAGCTTTGCTAAGCGCCTGTATCAACCTCCTGCAACTCACAATGCCGCTCTACATGATGCAGGTACATGACAGGGTGTTGAATAGCCAGAGCATGGACTCGCTCGTGATGCTGACGATTCTGGCCCTCGGCGCGCTTGTCGTTCTCGGCGTACTCGACTTCATCCGCGCCCTCACCTTTCAGGCCATGGGCAGCGCCGTCGTGCGCTGGCTGAACCTGCCGGTCCTCACCGCTGCAGTGCAAGCCTCGGCCGATCAAGGGCTTGCCCGTGCGACGCAGTCGCTCAGGGACCTCACCGAGCTGCGCGGATTTCTGACCTCCTCGGCGGTCAGCGCTCCTCTGGACGCGGCCTGGTCCCCCATCTTTCTGGGCGTTCTTTTTCTGCTGCATCCGCTCTTCGGGCTTATTGGCGCGATTTCCGTAACGGTGCTTGTCTGCTGCGGTCTCCTGAACGACCTTCTGACCCGGCAGCTCATGAAAGAGGCAAGTCAGGCTAATATTGAGGCAGTCTCGAAAATAGGTGCGACATTACGTCACGCCGAGGCCATTGAGGCTATGGGGATGTTGCCCGCACTCGCGAAGAAGTGGCGAGTCGCGCAGCTGCACGCCCTCAGCGTGCTGGAGGCCAGTGGAATCAGAAGCAGGGCGATGGCCTCGATTACCCGCAGCCTGCGCTTTGCCATTCAGATGATATCACTCGCCGCGGGCGCTCTGCTCGTGATGAAACAGGAGATCTCCCCCGGCGCGATGATGGCGACGACCATTCTTGTCGGGCGCCTTCTCCTGCCCTTCGATTCCGTCATCGAGAACTGGCGACAATGGGTCTTGGCCATCGCCGGCTGGCGCCGGATCGAGGCTGCGCTGAACGAAGACCTCGCGGTCCGCCAGACCATGCCGACCCCGCGCTCCGAAGGCGACCTGGTCGTGGACAAGCTGGTCTACGCCGCACCCGGCATCGACGTGCCGATCATCAAGGGCATCTCATTCTCTCTCTCGCCCGGGGAGGTCCTGGGAATCGTCGGCCCCTCCGCCGCCGGCAAGTCCACCCTGGCGCGGCTGCTCGTCGGCATCCTGAAGCCGACGGCGGGTGGCGCCTTCCTGGACGGCAACAATGTCTATCTCTGGGAGCGCAGTTCATTCGGAAAGGTCGCAGGCTATCTTCCCCAGTCCGTCTCCCTCCTCGAGGGAACGATCCGCGAAAACATCGCCCGCATGGAAGAGAGCGACCCCTACAAGGTGCTCGAGGCGTCGCGGCTCGCCGACGTCCACGATATGATCGGGCGCCTGCCGCTCGGCTACGACACGCCGGTTGGCGAAGGGCAATTGACCCTTTCCGGCGGGCAAAGGCAGCGCATCGCGCTCGCCCGCTGCCTTTACGGCCGCCCGCGTCTCATCGTCCTCGATGAGCCGAATGCCAATCTTGATGCGATCGGCGAGCGGGCCCTCATCCGCGCGGTCGAAGACGCGCGCCGCGACGGCGCCATTGTCATCCTCATCGCCCACAGGCCGGCCATCATGCAGGTTGCCGACAAATTGCTCGTGCTGGAAGGCGGCCGCATCAGCCAGTTCGGCCCGCGTACGGACGTTGTCGCTTCCATGATGCCGGGCGAAACACGACGCGAAGGTACCGCCTGA
- a CDS encoding HlyD family type I secretion periplasmic adaptor subunit produces the protein MMKEPILPVRLDAQPLVKTDNPERRLPVRAGAPLSTVAPEHDLPDDHHRSPIRRLVIAGLTTILVAFGGFFGWAFSTELSSASVSSGTIVVDSKRKTISHFEGGVLSRVLVQEGDHVAAGQPVIKLEDTRARSDLQALKSRRVGLIAKLARLRSEQAGAAEIGFPVDLAGTGDTPARDAVMAETVFFEKRRAAKEGKIEIQRKTIEEYSEKAKSLAAQLQATERQIELMNEQRTAIATLVDKAFAQRSKLIEIDARLSELAATRGEVAGDKAQAEKAMAGAELTLIGIESDFQSEIAGEITTARLELADVEERIIAAEDVLRRLEIRSPQAGVIANIQLRTPGSAVTPGQPLLDIVPEDEPLLVEMHVSTRDIDSITIGSKTQIRLTAYNQRTHLPLDGKITYIAADQSVDEKSNVSYFVARAEVAPESLAANPDIRLYPGMPAELLIVHKPRSAIDYLVSPVTDSFNRAFRED, from the coding sequence ATGATGAAAGAACCGATCCTGCCCGTTCGCCTGGATGCGCAGCCCCTCGTCAAGACCGACAATCCGGAACGCCGCCTGCCGGTCCGCGCAGGCGCGCCGCTTTCAACGGTAGCACCTGAACACGACCTCCCCGACGACCATCACCGTTCGCCCATTCGGCGGCTCGTCATTGCGGGACTGACGACGATTCTGGTCGCTTTCGGCGGTTTTTTCGGTTGGGCGTTCTCGACGGAACTTAGCAGCGCCTCGGTCAGCAGCGGCACCATCGTCGTCGACTCCAAGCGCAAGACGATCAGTCATTTCGAAGGCGGAGTCCTGAGCCGCGTCCTGGTTCAGGAGGGCGATCACGTTGCCGCCGGGCAACCGGTCATCAAGCTCGAGGACACGCGTGCCCGCTCCGACCTCCAGGCACTCAAAAGCCGGCGCGTCGGCCTGATCGCAAAGCTCGCCCGTCTCCGGTCCGAGCAGGCGGGGGCGGCAGAGATAGGCTTCCCCGTCGATCTCGCCGGCACGGGCGACACGCCTGCCCGGGACGCCGTGATGGCGGAGACAGTGTTCTTCGAGAAACGCCGCGCGGCCAAGGAGGGGAAGATAGAGATTCAGCGCAAGACCATCGAGGAATATTCCGAGAAGGCCAAGTCGCTCGCCGCGCAGCTTCAGGCGACCGAGCGCCAGATCGAGCTCATGAACGAGCAGCGGACGGCAATCGCAACCCTGGTCGACAAGGCATTTGCCCAGCGCTCGAAGCTCATCGAGATCGACGCCCGGCTCAGCGAACTTGCCGCAACGCGCGGCGAAGTTGCCGGTGACAAGGCCCAGGCGGAAAAAGCGATGGCCGGGGCCGAGCTCACGTTGATCGGAATAGAAAGCGACTTCCAGTCGGAGATCGCCGGAGAGATCACTACGGCGCGGCTCGAACTGGCGGATGTCGAGGAGCGGATCATCGCTGCAGAGGACGTCCTGCGCCGCCTCGAGATCCGCTCTCCCCAGGCAGGCGTCATTGCCAATATCCAGCTGCGGACGCCCGGTAGCGCGGTCACCCCCGGCCAGCCACTGCTCGACATCGTCCCCGAGGACGAGCCGCTGCTCGTGGAGATGCATGTCAGCACGCGCGACATCGACAGCATTACAATCGGGTCCAAGACGCAGATCCGCCTGACGGCCTATAATCAGCGCACCCATTTGCCGCTCGACGGCAAGATCACCTATATCGCGGCCGACCAGTCGGTGGATGAGAAGTCCAACGTCTCCTATTTCGTGGCCCGTGCCGAGGTCGCGCCGGAATCCCTCGCCGCCAATCCCGACATCCGCCTCTATCCCGGCATGCCCGCCGAGTTGCTGATCGTGCACAAACCCCGTTCGGCAATCGACTATCTCGTTTCACCGGTCACCGACAGCTTTAACCGGGCGTTCCGGGAAGATTGA
- a CDS encoding calcium-binding protein — translation MATLEGGAYDDALFGSRFDDFIRAQGGDDFVNGGKGHDIIFGDGGDDLLFGDDGNDTVFGGEGTDILYGEKGNDILVGGSGDDLLDGDKGNDILLGGEGNDFLVGGKGSDLLYGGAGNDIINGGEGNDLLVGGQGSDVFVFDGGGGNDVILDFTPGEDVLQISKGINGLDVTAPEDLASRITQVGGNVVIDLGHGDTLTLVNADAEDMQAHPENYFTIH, via the coding sequence ATGGCCACTTTGGAAGGCGGCGCATACGACGACGCCCTGTTTGGCTCTCGCTTTGACGATTTCATTCGCGCCCAAGGGGGTGATGATTTCGTCAACGGAGGCAAGGGGCACGACATCATCTTCGGTGACGGAGGTGACGACTTGCTGTTCGGCGACGACGGAAACGACACCGTGTTCGGCGGCGAAGGCACAGACATTCTTTATGGTGAGAAGGGCAACGATATCCTAGTCGGCGGATCGGGTGACGACCTGCTCGACGGCGACAAGGGTAACGACATCCTTCTTGGCGGCGAAGGCAACGACTTCCTCGTCGGCGGCAAGGGCAGCGACCTGCTCTACGGTGGCGCCGGCAACGACATCATCAATGGCGGCGAAGGCAACGATCTCCTGGTCGGTGGCCAGGGCAGCGATGTCTTCGTTTTCGATGGTGGTGGCGGCAACGACGTCATCCTCGACTTTACTCCCGGCGAGGACGTGCTGCAGATCTCCAAGGGCATCAATGGTCTGGACGTCACCGCGCCCGAGGACCTTGCTTCGCGCATCACCCAGGTCGGCGGCAATGTCGTGATCGACCTCGGCCATGGCGACACCCTGACGTTGGTGAACGCCGACGCCGAAGACATGCAGGCTCACCCCGAGAACTATTTCACCATCCACTGA
- a CDS encoding MarR family transcriptional regulator, with protein sequence MNHRIHYPFADFADTVAVLPASDTMRKMPDNPETDRDGDGPLITYFELARVMERASRRFSGLLRTELSKIGVDDIGPAQAMVLLAIGEAELSVGELLDRGYYMGSNISYYLKQLGDGDYIDRIASQRDKRSARIRLSEKGRKLCANLREAAKSYERALTHGEQDRRNLETAFQTLHRLELVWGNAARYGI encoded by the coding sequence ATGAATCATAGGATTCACTATCCGTTCGCAGATTTCGCAGACACGGTGGCCGTCCTGCCCGCCAGTGACACGATGAGGAAGATGCCCGACAACCCTGAGACCGATCGCGACGGAGACGGTCCTCTGATCACATATTTCGAGCTGGCTCGGGTCATGGAGCGCGCCAGCCGACGGTTTTCCGGCTTGTTGCGCACGGAACTTTCCAAGATCGGCGTCGATGACATCGGGCCCGCCCAGGCCATGGTACTTCTGGCTATCGGAGAGGCGGAGCTCTCGGTGGGCGAACTCCTGGACCGCGGCTACTATATGGGCTCCAACATCTCCTATTATCTGAAGCAGCTCGGGGACGGCGACTACATCGACCGAATCGCTTCGCAGCGCGACAAGCGATCGGCCCGCATCCGGCTTTCGGAAAAAGGCAGAAAGCTTTGCGCCAACCTGCGCGAAGCGGCGAAGTCTTATGAACGCGCCCTTACCCATGGCGAGCAGGACCGGCGAAACCTTGAGACCGCCTTCCAGACCCTGCACCGTCTCGAACTGGTCTGGGGCAATGCCGCTCGTTACGGCATTTGA